The genomic DNA CATCGGTTGCTCAAAGCTTTGAGAAGAACTTTATCCGTGAAGACCGTTGGAAGTTGATTGTAGATGGAATTGGCGTGACACTTTTCATTTCTATTTTGTCAGCCTTATTCGGTAGCGTTCTCGGCTTTGCTATTTGTATGCTTCGACGTATGAAAAGCAAGCTGCTTTCGGGTGCTGCCAGGGTGTTTGTTCGTGCAGTTCAAGGCACACCGATTGTGGTATTCTTAATGATTCTATATTACGTTATCTTCGGATCAAGCAATATTAGTGCGACATGGGTGGCTGTGATCGGATTTACGATCAATTTTGCTGCATATGTCTCAGAAATGATTCGCACAGGTATCGATGCTGTGAACAAAGGACAAATAGAAGCCGCTGAAGCAATCGGCTTTAATAAGAGAAAAACCTTTGCCAAAATAACCTTCCCGCAGGCGGCAAAACATTTCCTGCCAGTTTATAAAGGGGAGTTTATTTCGCTTGTCAAGATGACATCGGTTGTCGGGTACATCGCGATTCAGGACTTGACAAAGATGAGCGATATTATCCGCAGCCGTACTTACGAAGCGTTTTTTCCGTTAATTGCTACGGCGGTTATTTACTTTGTCATTGCATATGTTCTGACTTTGCTTATAGATTTTGTAGAATTTAAAATTGATCCAAAACGGAGGAAAAGAATTGTAAAAGGAGTGACTGTAAAATGATTTCAGTTAAAAACCTTAAAAAATCATATGAAAACATCACTCCGCTAAAGGATATTACAACCGAAATCAACCGCGGTGAGGTTATTTCGATTATAGGCCCATCAGGTACGGGCAAATCGACCTTGCTTCGCTGCCTTAACCGCTTAGAAACCCCCACCGCCGGTGAAATAATCATAGATGGCATCAATATCACCCAAAAGGATTGCGATATTTATAAAGTGCGCCAAAAAATGGGGATGGTGTTTCAGTCCTTCAATTTATTTGCGCACTTAATGGTAATTGAAAATATTATGCTTGGCCCTACCAATTTATTAAAGATAAGCCAGCAGGAAGCATTTGACGAAGGAATGCGCCTGCTTCGAATGGTTGGTCTGGCTGATAAAGCATACGCATACCCGGATGAACTTTCTGGTGGGCAAAAGCAACGTGTTGCAATTGCTCGTACGCTTGCTATGAAGCCCGAAATCGTACTGTTTGACGAGCCGACCAGTGCTCTCGACCCCACTATGGTGGGTGAAGTTTTGTCGGTCATACGTTCTCTTGCAAACGAGGGCCTCACGATGATGATTGTCACACATGAAATGAAGTTTGCCCGTGACGTTTCTACAAGAGTTTTCTATATGGATGAGGGGGTTATTTATGAAAATGGAACGCCCCAGCAAATTTTTGAAAACCCTCAGCGTGAAAAAACAAGAGCATTTATTAAACGGCTCAAGATTTTTAAATACGAAATTACGTCACATGATTTTGATTTTATCGGGCTCAATACCCAGATCGAAGAATTTGGTAGAAAGCAACTGATCTCACAAAAACAAATTCATAATATACAGTTATGCTTTGAGGAACTTTGCGTTCAAAACATTTTGCCAACTCTTCCAAAGGCATTCCAGATCACTTTTAGCATTGAATATTCAGAGAACGAAGGTAGCCTTATTCTGCAAATAGCGTATGATGGCGACACGCTTAATCCCATGGAATCCGGCGACGAGATTTCCATTATGCTGATCAAAAATCTAGCCAAGGAGATTGTATATGATTGCTCCGATGGTCGTAATAGTTTGAAAATCAAAATTTGAGGAGCAGCTATATGAGTAATTGATGCTATAAACAATTTGAATCAAAAATACTGCAGCGTGGTCGATGTTAGCCTACATGAATGCGGTGACACACAAGAACAGGAGCAAGCATGGGACGGAATGGAAAAATCGATCATTGCTAATTTTGCGGATGATATCATTATCGGTGTGCAACATAAAAAGGCGGAAATGATTATTAAAAAGTCATTTAAATAGAATA from Oscillospiraceae bacterium MB24-C1 includes the following:
- a CDS encoding ATP-binding cassette domain-containing protein, translated to MISVKNLKKSYENITPLKDITTEINRGEVISIIGPSGTGKSTLLRCLNRLETPTAGEIIIDGINITQKDCDIYKVRQKMGMVFQSFNLFAHLMVIENIMLGPTNLLKISQQEAFDEGMRLLRMVGLADKAYAYPDELSGGQKQRVAIARTLAMKPEIVLFDEPTSALDPTMVGEVLSVIRSLANEGLTMMIVTHEMKFARDVSTRVFYMDEGVIYENGTPQQIFENPQREKTRAFIKRLKIFKYEITSHDFDFIGLNTQIEEFGRKQLISQKQIHNIQLCFEELCVQNILPTLPKAFQITFSIEYSENEGSLILQIAYDGDTLNPMESGDEISIMLIKNLAKEIVYDCSDGRNSLKIKI